The Cyclobacteriaceae bacterium DNA segment AAGTAATCGAACAAGCCCACGAGCGGATTAAACCCTACATCCACCGCACACCGGTTATCAGCTCGGCTGGTATCAATGAGCAGGCGGGCTGTAAAATCTTTTTCAAGTGTGAGAACTTTCAGAAGATTGGTGCCTTCAAGGCACGTGGTGCTATGAATGCCGCACTTTCGTTAAGTAAAGCAGACCTGGAAAAGGGATTGGCCACGCATTCTTCCGGAAACCACGCGCAGGCACTGGCGCGAGCAGCAAAACTGTTAGGCGTTCCGGCTTACATTGTTATGCCTTCCACTGCACCCGAAGTGAAAAAGCGTGGCGTAAAAGGCTTTGAAGGAAAGATTTTTGAATGTGAGCCCACACTCGCTGCGCGTGAAACCACTTTGGCAGAGGTGATTGCCCAAACGGGCGCAACAGAAATCCATCCATTCAATAATTATGATGTGATGGCCGGCCAGGCAACGGCAGCTAAAGAATTATTTGAAGATACCGATAAACTAGATGTGATTCTGGCTCCCGTTGGCGGTGGTGGATTGTTGAGTGGGACAGCGTTGGCTGCAAAATATTTTTCATCAAGTACTCAGGTAATTGCTGGTGAGCCCGAAGGCGCGGATGATGCTTATCGTTCGTTGAAGAGTGGAAAGATAGAACCCTCGCAAGCAAAATCGGTAGCAGATGGTTTACTTACTTCATTAGGTGATAAAACTTTTCCCATCATTCGGGATCATGTAAAGGAAATTATAACCGTTAGCGATCATGAAATTATTGCGGCCATGCGCATGGTGTGGGAACGCATGAAAATAATTATTGAGCCTTCTTGCGCGGTTCCGTTGGCAGCCTTGTTCAAGGACAAGAAAAAATTCGCGCGAAAAAATGTAGGCATTATTCTATCGGGCGGTAATGTTGATCTGGAACGGGCGTGCAATTTGTTTATCGAGTATAAGTAGAACGTGTACAAATAAAAAACCCCGACTCTTCAGCCGGGGTTTCTACTTTTCTCTAACTCGAAATTAGTTCGTTCCCTTCTTAAACTGATCGAACTTTGATTCAGTAGTGCGTTTCGGAAACACGTTGTCGGCTGTGTTTACATCAGTTGTTTCTTTCAATGGATCGAGCACTACGCTTGCCACTTCTTTCTCCTTCACAAAAACTTTGGTAACGGTGCTCTCATTTTTACGCCAGATCTCAGCCGGAATGCGATCAATTTCTTTTGAGCCGTCTTTAAATGTCCACTCAATGATTACCGGCATCATCAGGCCGCCTTTGTTGGAAAGCTTGATCTCGTAAATATTTTTATCCTGCAGTTTTCCGATGAGTGCTTTGTCATCAACTCTGCCCTGGAACTCGCCATAAAAGCGATCATCGGTTGGCAACACACTAATCGGTTCGGGGCCGGATGAAAAATCATTGAATTCCTTTTTACCAGAACCTGATCCCGCTTCGGCTTTCTTTGCAGTAACCTGCTTTTCAATTTTGGTTTGCTCGTTGCGCAGTTTGTACCACTTCACATAGTCTACCGTTTGGTCAACATTATCCGTGGTGTAGAACCAGCCTCTCCAGAACCAATCCAGGTCAACAGCGGATGCATCTTCCATAGTACGGAAGAAGTCAGCCGGTTGTGGGTGTTTGAACGCCCAACGCTGCGAATATTCTTTAAAGGATTTGTCGAATAAATCTTTACCCATTACGGTTTCACGCAGGATGTACAACGCGGTAGCTGCTTTTTGATATTGCTCCGCACCAAACTGAATGATCTGTTCCGAGTTGGTCATGAGCGGGCGCATGTACGATTGATCACCTTTCATGTAACCCACCAATCCTTCGGGCAAACCGCGGTTCCAGTTGTCGTTCGGGTAGCGTTCCAGTTCCGTTACCAATTGCACAAAGCTGTTAATGCCTTCATCCATCCACGTCCACTGGCGTTCATCGTTGTTGATGATCATGGGGAAGAAGTTGTGTCCCACTTCGTGTACAATCACACCGATCATGCGGGTGCGTGTGTTGTTGCTGTATGAACCATCTTTGTTCGGGCGACCGAAGTTGAAGCAGATCATCGGATATTCCATACCAATGGAAGCCGCATGAACGGAAATCGCTACCGGATAAGGATAGTCGATGGTCATGCGGGAATAAACTTCGAGCGTATTCTTTACTGCTAATGTTGATTCTTTTTCCCAAAGCGGATTGCCCTCTTTCGGATAGAACGACATCGCCAATGGCGTTTTATCATTGATCTTCACGGCCTGTGCGTCCCAGATAAATTTGCGTGAAGAAGCAAAGGCAAAGTCGCGCACGTTATCGGCATGGAACTCCCAGGTTTTTTTCGTCTTCGCTTTTGTCTTTTCTTTTTTCGTGGCTTCGTCTTGCGTTACAATAATCACGGGTTTATCAAACGAAGTTTTGGCTTTCTCGAAGCGATCCAGTTCGGTTTTGCTCAATACATCCTTTGCATTTTGCAGACTTCCGGTAGAAGCAACAATGTGATCGGAAGGAACAGTAATCTTAACCTTGTAATCGCCAAAAGGCAAGGCAAATTCACCCTGACCTAAGAACTGCTTGTTCTGCCAACCGTTTACATCATCGAACACGCACATGCGCGGAAAAAATTGCGCAATGGTATACACGTAGTTTCCATCTTCCGGAAAATATTCCAGCCCGCTGCGCTCACCGTCTTTCATGCGATCGCCAATGTTGTACGACCACTCTACAGAAAACGTATAGGTTTGACCGGGGCCAAGTGCTTTCGGTAAATCCACGCGCATCATGGTTTGGTTAATGGTGTGCGACAGGGTTGCGCCACTGGCATCTTTTACTGATTTGATTTTATACCCACCATCAAAGTCATACAGATCAAGTGATCCGGCTACGAATTTGGCGGGAATGGAATCGCGCATGGTGTTGGTTCGTGTCTGGCTTTTCAAACTGTTCTGCGCAATCACGTTCTGATCCAACTGCATCCACAAATACCGCAACGTTTCAGGTGAGTTGTTGTGGTACGTGATGGTTTCCGATCCGGTAATGGATTGATTATCGTCATTTAGCTCTACATTAATCACGTAGTCGGCTTTTTGTTGCCAATACCGGGGGCCGGGTGCGCCCGAGCCTGTACGGTATTCATTAGGCGTTGGCAACGTGGTGCCTAATTGTTCAAACTTACCTTGCCATTTGGCAGGCTCCTGTGCCCAAGCTGTAAGGATACAGCAAGCAAACAGAAATACAAGAAGATGTCTCAGCATAGTAGTTAAAGTATAGTCGTAAAATTTTTTACCAGGGATTTTTTTCCATCATCAAGATCAACGCAATTCCGGCAATGGCCGATGATATGACCAGTTTCCAGTCTCTTCGGTTTATGGTAAAGACATCTACCAAGATAAAACTAGCCACCATAAATATGGAAACGATAATTATCTGACCTACCTCAAGGCCTACATTAAAGGCAAAAAGCGGGGATACAATATTGCTGTTCTTGCCTAAAATGGCTTGCAGGTAATTCGAGAAGCCCATGCCGTGAATCAGCCCGAAGAAAAGGGCAAACCCATAATTGACATAGGTTGTACGATCGGATACTTCCGTTCTGCGGAAGATGTTGGATACTGCGGTTATGAAAATCGTTAGCGGAATGAGAAACTCAATCAGTTCGGCATTGACCACAATTATTTTCAGGGTAGCCAATGCCAACGTAACGGAATGACCGATGGTAAAAGCCGTTACCAGAATCAGAATTTTTTTCCAATCGCGCATCAGATAAATGGCGCATAGGGCTACCACGAAAAGAATGTGATCGTAACCATTGGCATAATCCAGAATGTGATCCTTGCCTAATCCGAAATACAGTTGAAACTCGCTCATAGTCAGAAAAATGCGCTGCAAGTATACATTTTCTTTTGAAACAATCCTGCCGGCTTGAGGATGAGCGGAAGCCCCGGTGGTTTGGTTTTTGTTATTTTTGGCAGCTGATGAGCGGTTTGTTATACACCTTTATATATGTGCTTGGCCTTTGGGTTCACCCGATTCATATTTCCGTAACCGAAATTGAATACGATGAGCGCGAAAAGGAACTGGAGATCATCACCCGAATTTTTACAGATGATCTTGAGTTGGCCATACGTACTCAACGAAACGATCCTGAATTGGAATTATTGAACCTGCCTGCAGAAACCAGGCTTGATGATCTGGTGAAGCCTTATCTGCTTCAACAAATCAACATTCAACTGGATGGGAAAGCACAAACCCTGAAATACCTAGGGCACGAACAGGATGGGGATGCGCATGTCTTTTTTATTCAGGTGCAGCCGGTAAAAAAATGGAAATCGATTACGGTTCAAAATCAGGTTTTGCTGGAAACGTACGATGACCAATCGAATATTGTACACGTAACCGTGCGCGAAAAAACCAGAAGCATGCGGCTGATGCGGAACAATGAAGCCGGTTCTTTAACGTTTGACTGATAAATTCAGAAGCTTATGAAAAGATATTTTAACATTACGGGTTTTGTTGTTGGATTAGCAGCCCTGTTAAGCAGTTGCGGAGGTGATAAAGAAGAGACTTGTGTATTTATTCCTCCGGTAACCGAAAAAGTTTCTGTTGATTACCTGCAACTTTCTGATTCAGTAGTGCAGCTTGAGACTAAAGAAGAAGTCATTGCCTTCCTCGGCCGCTACCCGATTATCCGCGATAATTTTCTGCGTAGATCCATGTACCCAAGTGATGCAGAGTTTGTGGAGGATTTATACAAACGATTCACCAACAATTATATGGATACGCTTCGTGCGGATGTGAAGCGCGTATTTGGTGATGAACAAAATTTAAAGCAACAGTTCGAAGAAGCGTTCAGCAACTTGAAATACTATTATCCGGATTTTGTTCCGCCAAAAATCATTACGCTGGTAACCGGATTGGATAATGATATGCTCATGTCTGATTCGCTTATTGTGGTAAGTCTTGATTATTTCATTGGACCCGGTGCCAAGTATCGTCCGAACATGTATGAATATTTATTGCGCCAATACACCAAAGATAACATTGTGCCTTCGGTGATGCTGCTGTATGGCATGAACCGCTTCAACTACAGCAATCCGGAAGACCAAACTACCCTCGCTGATATGGTAGCGTTTGGTAAGTCGTACTACTTTGCCAAGCACATGTTACCCTGCGTGCCCGATAGTATTTTTATCTGGTACACCGCTGAAGAAATAAAAGGCGCAGAAAAGAATCAGGATTTGATTTGGTATCGGCTTATAGAAGACCAGGTACTGTATGCTACCAGCCACATGACCAAGCAAAAGTTTTTGGGCGAACGCCCGGTAACCATTGAAGTAGGGGAGAAGTGTCCTGGCCGAATCGGGCAGTGGGTTGGCTGGGAGATTGTGAAAAGCTACATGAAGGCAAACCCGGAAACTACGCTTCCGGAATTGATGCAGATGCTGGATGCCGATAAGTTGTTTAAGGAATCGAAATACAAGCCTGAGCGGAAATCAGCGTAAGCTTATAGCTGCAACGGAATTACTTTTTCTTTTACAAACCGGAACAGTTCTTTTCTAAAAAAGAGTATCAATACGGTAAGCACCACGGTTGTGTGTAACGTAATGAATACGGGTGTGCCCATAATCCATACATCCGAGAGAAATCCACGCTCCAGCAAACCGTTCAGCAAAACAAATCCGTAACTGCCGATAATCAACAGCGGTAAAATCATAAAGCCTACGTTGTAAAGGCAGCCCCGTTTATTTTTTACCGCGCGAAACGAAGCAATGATAGGCGGCAGCGCCATGAGCAGTACAACGCCATACGCCAGCCAACGAAAGTAAGGTTCTGCCTCTGTGCCCAAGGTCATGTTTCTGAACACAACGGTTTCATCTCCGCCACCCATAAACACCGTCATGATGCGGGCCTGGGGTACGTTGGCCCATATCAGCACAAATCCAAACGATTGCAGTTTTGTTGTTTCACTTCGCAGCAGAAACATCCCGATCCACGCCAGGGTCATCGAAAAAATCGGTCCGGCAGCAGTAGGCCAATACCAATAAGCGGTCGCTTCCCTGCAGGATTTACACAATCGCCATGCGTTAAAGTCGCGGTATTCGGGCCAGCAGCCACAAATGAATTTGCCCACAATGAAATGAGAAATTTCGTGGGCTTCACCCATCAGCATGGCAAAAAGAAAAAAGGCGAAAAGGTTTTTCGCGTTGAGTTGAAGTTTCACACCGTAATGTTTGCCCTAAGACTCCGGTGGTGGGGTTCAGGTTGCACCTTTGTGCTATCTTTGTTTTTAAACTAATTAATAATGAGAGCAAAAATTGTAGCCGGTAACTGGAAAATGAACAAATCGCTGGAAGAAGCGAATACGTTAACCTCGGAAATCGCGGGCATGGTAGCCGATGAAGTTCGGGGTGATGTAAAGGTGGTGTTGTGTACACCCTTCCCGTATTTGTTGCCGGTGAAAAAATTGATTGGCGAGCAAACCCGAATAGCTGTGGGCGCACAAAACTGCAGTGAGCATGAAGCCGGTGCATACACCGGTGAAGTATCTGCACCCATGTTGGCGTCCATGCATATTCCATACGTGATACTGGGCCACAGCGAGCGCAGGCAATATTTTGGTGAAGGGGGTGCATTGCTGGCAAAGAAGGTTGATGTGGCTTTGAAGCATAACCTTATTCCGATTTATTGTTGTGGCGAGCCGCTTGAAGTGCGTGAACGCAATGAACATGAAGTCCTGGTGAAACAACAAGTAGAAGAAAGCTTGTTCCATCTGGATTCAGAAACGATAAAGAAGATTGTCATTGCTTACGAACCGGTTTGGGCCATTGGTACAGGAAAAACCGCCAGCGCACAACAAGCACAAGACATGCACGCTGTTATTCGTAAGCACCTGGCTAGTAAGTATGGTCAGCCCGTAGCCGATTCCATTTCTATTTTATATGGAGGAAGTGTAAACGCAGCCAATGCAAAAGAGTTATTCGCTTGCGCAGATGTAGACGGTGGCTTGGTTGGAGGCGCTTCGTTGAAGTCGCGGGAGTTTGTGGAAATTATTAAGTCGATTTGAAAATGTATGGAGTTGAAAATTTGAAGATTCTAACATGTATGCTTTCCTTTTAAATGCGTTAACTTTACTTCATCTTCATGTGTGATGAATCAGGCAAAATCAAATTCACTGGATGTTATTTTTCAGGTAAATGAACTCGCCTGGGCATTATACAATTCAAATCCAGCTAACGAAATGAAAACAATGGCCAGCAAAGATGATGTTACCCTATTGGTAGGTAACCTCAACAAACATGGTGTTCGGTTTATCCTTATTGGTGGATTTGCGATGGCTTTTCATGGGCATGTGCGGGCAACGAATGATATTGATTTTTGGATAGAGAACACTCCGGAGAATATGGATAAATTGCGTCAAGCGTTGTTGGACAGTGGCGTTGCGGAAGCACAAATCATGCGTAATACGATGCAGTTGGTAGGCGGGTTCACGGTGTTCAACTTAATGGAAACCGGATTTCAAATTGACTTAATGCATAACCTTAAAGCATTCAAAGAAATTGATTTTAATCAGTGCTATGCACGTGTGCAGCGAGCTAACTACAATGGTGTTGATATCTCTGTACTTAATGCTGAAGATTTACTGAAAGAGAAGCGCGAAACTAACCGTGATAAAGATCAGGGAGATATTTCGTTTTTAGAAGCCTTGATAGTAAAGCTCAAGAAATTGCTATAGCCAATTGACTATTGAGATTGCAGAAAATTGAGAATTAAAGTAGGTGTCTAATCGACTCATTCTCAAATTAAACCATTTTCAAATTAAATTTATGCACTACACCCGCCTCCAGGTAATCTGCAACTCCGACTTCGCGGAAATTCTCATGGCCGAAATAGCAGAGGTTGGCTTTGATACGTTTATGGAAACGGAAACCGGTTTTGAAGCTTTTGCCGAGCAGAATCAGTACGACAAACAAAAACTGCAGGAGATCAAAGATCGGTACACGGCACACACGCCCGTAGTTTTTTACATCGATCGGGTGGAAAAGAAAAACTGGAATGAAGAATGGGAGAAAAATTATGAGCCGATAATTGTTGAAGACATCATTATCGTTCGCGCTGAATTTCACCAACCGGAAAAGAAATACCCGATTGAACTCATCATCACTCCGAAAATGTCGTTTGGCACCGGGCATCATCAAACCACGTACCTGATGCTGAAGGCACAACTTCAACTGGATCATCAAAATAAAATGGTGATGGATGCCGGAACTGGCACAGCCGTGCTGGCTATCATGGCATCAAAACGTGGAGCAAAAAAAATTGAAGCCTTTGATATTGATAGCTGGAGTGTGGAGAACGGAAATGAAAATGCAGCGATCAACCAGTGTTCCAATATTCACATCCGTCAGGGCAAAATTGATGAGCTTACTTTTGCAGAGCCTTTCGACATCATCCTCGCGAACATCAACAAGAATATTTTACTAAGTGAAATGCACCACTATGCTGCTCACCTGAAATCCGGAGGTCAGTTATTGTTAAGTGGTTTTTATGAGAAGGACATTGCCGACTTAACGGAAAAGGCCTCGCAGTATAACCTGCATCCGGTGCTGTCGGATACCCGCGATGACTGGGCCTGTCTGCTGCTCCAAAAGAACAACGCTTGATTTGTACAGAAAACCGGGGTACAACGTTTAATCCTTTACAAACCGGCCGTTTAGCTTTATTCGGCATTATTTGCGAATTTCGAAGGTTTAAGTTTCTGTGAAGCGCACATCTACATACCTGTTTTTTGGCCTCATGCTGGTCTCTGCTTTTGCCTTTGCCCAGGCAAGCAAAACCCCCGCGGTGGTATTGAATTTCCCCGATAGCATTGGGTTGGCATTGGAAAATACACGCAATACCGAAGCCATGGTTATTGGAGGTGCTTTACCAACGGCATGGAATAACCTGGGCTTGGATCAGCAACAGCGTATTCAACGTCAGTTTTATACCATGAAGAAGAAGGGGTATAAACTGCGTCCGCACTTTGTA contains these protein-coding regions:
- a CDS encoding pyridoxal-phosphate dependent enzyme; this translates as MSISKEVIEQAHERIKPYIHRTPVISSAGINEQAGCKIFFKCENFQKIGAFKARGAMNAALSLSKADLEKGLATHSSGNHAQALARAAKLLGVPAYIVMPSTAPEVKKRGVKGFEGKIFECEPTLAARETTLAEVIAQTGATEIHPFNNYDVMAGQATAAKELFEDTDKLDVILAPVGGGGLLSGTALAAKYFSSSTQVIAGEPEGADDAYRSLKSGKIEPSQAKSVADGLLTSLGDKTFPIIRDHVKEIITVSDHEIIAAMRMVWERMKIIIEPSCAVPLAALFKDKKKFARKNVGIILSGGNVDLERACNLFIEYK
- a CDS encoding M1 family metallopeptidase, with protein sequence MLRHLLVFLFACCILTAWAQEPAKWQGKFEQLGTTLPTPNEYRTGSGAPGPRYWQQKADYVINVELNDDNQSITGSETITYHNNSPETLRYLWMQLDQNVIAQNSLKSQTRTNTMRDSIPAKFVAGSLDLYDFDGGYKIKSVKDASGATLSHTINQTMMRVDLPKALGPGQTYTFSVEWSYNIGDRMKDGERSGLEYFPEDGNYVYTIAQFFPRMCVFDDVNGWQNKQFLGQGEFALPFGDYKVKITVPSDHIVASTGSLQNAKDVLSKTELDRFEKAKTSFDKPVIIVTQDEATKKEKTKAKTKKTWEFHADNVRDFAFASSRKFIWDAQAVKINDKTPLAMSFYPKEGNPLWEKESTLAVKNTLEVYSRMTIDYPYPVAISVHAASIGMEYPMICFNFGRPNKDGSYSNNTRTRMIGVIVHEVGHNFFPMIINNDERQWTWMDEGINSFVQLVTELERYPNDNWNRGLPEGLVGYMKGDQSYMRPLMTNSEQIIQFGAEQYQKAATALYILRETVMGKDLFDKSFKEYSQRWAFKHPQPADFFRTMEDASAVDLDWFWRGWFYTTDNVDQTVDYVKWYKLRNEQTKIEKQVTAKKAEAGSGSGKKEFNDFSSGPEPISVLPTDDRFYGEFQGRVDDKALIGKLQDKNIYEIKLSNKGGLMMPVIIEWTFKDGSKEIDRIPAEIWRKNESTVTKVFVKEKEVASVVLDPLKETTDVNTADNVFPKRTTESKFDQFKKGTN
- a CDS encoding HupE/UreJ family protein, which translates into the protein MSEFQLYFGLGKDHILDYANGYDHILFVVALCAIYLMRDWKKILILVTAFTIGHSVTLALATLKIIVVNAELIEFLIPLTIFITAVSNIFRRTEVSDRTTYVNYGFALFFGLIHGMGFSNYLQAILGKNSNIVSPLFAFNVGLEVGQIIIVSIFMVASFILVDVFTINRRDWKLVISSAIAGIALILMMEKNPW
- a CDS encoding gliding motility lipoprotein GldB; protein product: MKRYFNITGFVVGLAALLSSCGGDKEETCVFIPPVTEKVSVDYLQLSDSVVQLETKEEVIAFLGRYPIIRDNFLRRSMYPSDAEFVEDLYKRFTNNYMDTLRADVKRVFGDEQNLKQQFEEAFSNLKYYYPDFVPPKIITLVTGLDNDMLMSDSLIVVSLDYFIGPGAKYRPNMYEYLLRQYTKDNIVPSVMLLYGMNRFNYSNPEDQTTLADMVAFGKSYYFAKHMLPCVPDSIFIWYTAEEIKGAEKNQDLIWYRLIEDQVLYATSHMTKQKFLGERPVTIEVGEKCPGRIGQWVGWEIVKSYMKANPETTLPELMQMLDADKLFKESKYKPERKSA
- the tpiA gene encoding triose-phosphate isomerase is translated as MRAKIVAGNWKMNKSLEEANTLTSEIAGMVADEVRGDVKVVLCTPFPYLLPVKKLIGEQTRIAVGAQNCSEHEAGAYTGEVSAPMLASMHIPYVILGHSERRQYFGEGGALLAKKVDVALKHNLIPIYCCGEPLEVRERNEHEVLVKQQVEESLFHLDSETIKKIVIAYEPVWAIGTGKTASAQQAQDMHAVIRKHLASKYGQPVADSISILYGGSVNAANAKELFACADVDGGLVGGASLKSREFVEIIKSI
- a CDS encoding nucleotidyl transferase AbiEii/AbiGii toxin family protein, yielding MNQAKSNSLDVIFQVNELAWALYNSNPANEMKTMASKDDVTLLVGNLNKHGVRFILIGGFAMAFHGHVRATNDIDFWIENTPENMDKLRQALLDSGVAEAQIMRNTMQLVGGFTVFNLMETGFQIDLMHNLKAFKEIDFNQCYARVQRANYNGVDISVLNAEDLLKEKRETNRDKDQGDISFLEALIVKLKKLL
- the prmA gene encoding 50S ribosomal protein L11 methyltransferase, whose amino-acid sequence is MHYTRLQVICNSDFAEILMAEIAEVGFDTFMETETGFEAFAEQNQYDKQKLQEIKDRYTAHTPVVFYIDRVEKKNWNEEWEKNYEPIIVEDIIIVRAEFHQPEKKYPIELIITPKMSFGTGHHQTTYLMLKAQLQLDHQNKMVMDAGTGTAVLAIMASKRGAKKIEAFDIDSWSVENGNENAAINQCSNIHIRQGKIDELTFAEPFDIILANINKNILLSEMHHYAAHLKSGGQLLLSGFYEKDIADLTEKASQYNLHPVLSDTRDDWACLLLQKNNA